From a region of the Trichoderma atroviride chromosome 6, complete sequence genome:
- a CDS encoding uncharacterized protein (EggNog:ENOG41) has product MGASDSKIGFKQGIFRLSEERNIAAHDPYWTSFWELPESSEDVFSLFSPNDIRRTRDNALENIETLIIALTTRIFNLRHHPSFPDVDSAPERDILNCIRVLTRILPYLYEKDSLGSWEERFFWTPRKIKRRSSNAAEVLFDEAQGGKEAPRPAAEKHEELRPLAEELLDTLIDLLFFSDFTLPRQPDGQPKVSYAIWQSGVGCNTALATTKEFESNRCEILRLIMTFAGQSMYMTPAVLPQRGVRTLTYLCTSSDKQMVLSVLCSLLNTTLKYNPASWRVPYNTLVFKDTKQVLVTYSIHTLLAMLIYPIPEDASSTSHKNYYRHFLGRIHRPQDFQFIVDGMTRILNQPLQEKSSYLPTSQPSSNLAPEVLMLFWELTQCNKRFRSFIIDTDRAHDFVVLALFYALEYKNEPSKQGVVRMCVFLLQTLSVEQSFGSHLNKSFEGQESLPASIRINGFSGTYADFLLHSIYTLITTSQSNFAPVYPALLAIINNIAPHIEGLSTSSSSQLMHLFSSMSSPSFLLANETNHGLLHSLLDSINSIIENKYRENPELILAILKNKKRIEALRTFTLESGQEEIEKINRRRKDSGGHVGPFDDGSRRSSVDSLRSPTNALSRTQSLEETPEDSAFAIGDDDDDDNDEDVDNDDSEEEPQPTPAASTASENPSQASSTTNVEDAVPVQMRGMSEKARGKMPANIQSFSRQNSSTSLGAYSTANQAYGGNFEPTTPWIDSWLPELPLHTVLSIIQQAASLLPRQVSARDATPETLRRIQKMEFVGLEPSPVRVQSFEWSQLALGWYESLLWGVIFASEMQIAKGTMGIWNGTSIKLFRVQETAAAGPTLTSPRGAVDAVGSNIVSRIGQINLRGGAAPSNPAPNRGGP; this is encoded by the exons ATGGGTGCCAGCGACTCCAAAATAGGATTCAAGCAGGGGATATTCAGACTTTCAGAGGAGCGGAATATTGCGGCGCATGACCCGTATTGGACCTCA TTCTGGGAACTTCCCGAGTCGTCTGAGGATGTGTTTAGCCTCTTCTCGCCCAACGATATCCGTCGAACCCGTGACAATGCCCTAGAGAACATCGAAACCCTGATTATAGCCTTGACAACGCGGATCTTCAATTTACGTCACCATCCATCCTTTCCAGACGTCGACAGCGCTCCCGAACGAGACATTCTAAACTGCATTAGAGTCTTGACCCGAATACTTCCATACTTGTACGAAAAAGACAGTTTGGGGTCATGGGAAGAGCGGTTCTTCTGGACCCCACGAAAGATAAAGCGTCGAAGTTCAAATGCAGCTGAAGTGCTGTTTGATGAAGCCCAGGGCGGAAAAGAGGCGCCGCGGCCTGCAGCAGAAAAGCATGAAGAGCTAAGGCCTCTGGCTGAGGAGTTGTTGGATACGCTGATTGACCTCCTATTCTTCTCGGATTTCACATTGCCTCGCCAGCCAGATGGGCAGCCCAAGGTCTCATATGCCATATGGCAGAGCGGGGTTGGATGCAACACAGCTCTTGCAACGACAAAGGAATTTGAAAGCAACCGATGCGAAATTCTAAGGCTAATTATGACTTTTGCTGGTCAAAGCATGTACATGACCCCAGCGGTGCTTCCGCAGAGGGGAGTTCGGACTCTGACTTACCTCTGCACATCTTCCGACAAGCAAATGGTGCTTTCAGTGCTCTGTTCTCTTCTAAACACC ACCTTGAAGTACAATCCAGCAAGCTGGCGCGTACCATATAATACTTTAGTCTTCAAGGACACCAAGCAGGTGCTTGTGACTTACTCCATTCACACCCTATTGGCCATGCTCATATACCCCATACCTGAAGACGCTTCTTCAACCTCCCACAAGAACTACTATCGTCATTTCCTCGGCAGAATACATCGCCCCCAAGACTTCCAGTTCATCGTTGATGGGATGACGCGGATACTCAACCAACCACTTCAGGAGAAAAGTTCATATCTGCCTACCTCTCAACCTTCTTCAAACCTAGCTCCAGAAGTTCTAATGCTTTTCTGGGAGCTGACTCAATGCAACAAACGATTCCGGTCCTTCATCATTGACACTGATAGGGCACACGACTTTGTTGTGTTAGCCCTGTTCTATGCTTTGGAGTACAAAAATGAGCCCTCCAAGCAGGGCGTGGTGCGCATGTGCGTTTTTCTCTTGCAGACGTTGAGTGTGGAACAAAGCTTTGGTTCTCACCTCAACAAGTCATTCGAAGGCCAGGAAAGCCTTCCCGCAAGCATAAGGATTAATGGGTTCAGTGGCACCTATGCCGACTTCCTTTTGCACTCCATTTACACATTGATTACTACAAGCCAAAGCAACTTTGCTCCCGTCTATCCCGCCCTCCTGGCAATAATTAACAACATAGCTCCACACATCGAGGGCCTGAGTACCTCCAGCAGTTCTCAGCTCATGCATCTCTTTTCATCAATGTCGTCGCCATCATTTTTGCTTGCCAACGAGACCAACCATGGCCTTTTACACTCTCTGCTGGATTCCATCAACTCAATAATTGAAAACAAATACCGCGAGAATCCCGAGCTGATATTGGCCATTCTGAAAAATAAGAAGCGCATTGAGGCACTCAGAACATTCACTTTGGAAAGCGGGcaagaggagattgagaagatcaacaggagaaggaaagactCTGGAGGTCACGTCGGACCTTTTGATGATGGGTCTCGACGAAGCTCTGTGGATAGTCTACGAAGTCCGACCAATGCTTTATCCAGAACCCAGTCGTTGGAAGAGACCCCCGAAGATAGCGCATTTGCCAttggagatgacgacgacgacgacaatgacgAAGACGTCGACAATGATGAcagcgaagaagagcctCAGCCAACCCCAGCGGCGTCAACCGCTAGCGAAAATCCATCTCAGGCGTCCTCTACAACCAATGTCGAAGACGCGGTACCTGTACAGATGCGAGGAATGTCAGAGAAGGCACGAGGGAAAATGCCAGCTAACATCCAATCTTTCTCTCGGCAGAATAGCTCAACAAGCCTAGGGGCATACTCCACTGCAAATCAGGCGTATGGGGGTAACTTTGAGCCGACAACGCCGTGGATCGACAGTTGGTTGCCTGAGTTACCTCTCCATACCGTTCTGTCCATTATTCAACAGGCAGCGAGCCTTCTTCCACGGCAAGTATCCGCTCGAGATGCGACACCAGAGACTCTACGTCGGATTCAAAAGATGGAATTTGTTGGTCTAGAGCCATCTCCCGTCCGGGTTCAGTCGTTTGAGTGGTCTCAATTGGCACTTGGATGGTACGAATCGCTGCTCTGGGGGGTCATCTTTGCCAGCGAGATGCAGATTGCAAAGGGTACTATGGGGATATGGAATGGTACTTCCATCAAGCTCTTCCGAGTCCAggagacggcggcggcaggtCCCACTCTGACCTCACCCAGAGGGGCTGTGGATGCTGTCGGAAGCAATATCGTCTCGCGAATTGGCCAAATCAACCTTCGCGGCGGCGCGGCACCTTCAAATCCTGCACCGAACAGGGGTGGGCCATGA
- a CDS encoding uncharacterized protein (EggNog:ENOG41~MEROPS:MER0000432), giving the protein MSQPTQSAEPTTPAADGEIKEYKIHASSKYLELTRQKLELARLPREVPDANSKAWWNPKPALEPLIDFWLEHFAWKEHESEINESVPQFRISIQTSATEGPTRMHFIHGRSRHPNPVPLLLIPPFPFTNLSFRHITDIFANPNDPDVDQPFHFVMPSLPGLGFSDPLPSSVHTVSKTAEMLDTLMKQLGYRYYIASNSGSSITPKGSIDWKIINHLAASYPGSCLGVHLVSPPWKAPEARKNPVEWLKLTVAKSLKAGILGYTKEDIASLRTSDRQRAKKKDSDMTTIGAFGAYDPNTLAYALCDSPTGLLVFFLTLIRMLGSEKEFTATELVTITKLTWLPGPEGALRLWAENDILAREEAELKPSHRVKAAITVFLTDDGASQDGPDSAQKTDSLSSFSYVCPNWGKQHYDVVWTGRIQGNQGLLAWERPQIIADGARNLAKALLAVDKRLYEVERRRGRTA; this is encoded by the exons ATGTCGCAACCCACTCAATCCGCCGAGCCGACAActcctgctgctgatggagaGATCAAAGAATACAAGATTCAC GCCTCGAGCAAATACCTGGAATTGACGCGGCAGAAGCTCGAGCTAGCCCGGCTGCCTCGCGAGGTTCCCGACGCGAACTCCAAGGCGTGGTGGAATCCGAAGCCCGCGCTGGAGCCGCTCATTGACTTTTG GCTTGAGCACTTTGCCTGGAAGGAACATGAAAGTGAAATCAATGAGTCGGTTCCCCAGTTCAGAATCAGCATCCAGACATCTGCCACTGAAGGCCCGACGCGGATGCACTTCATCCATGGGCGGTCGCGCCATCCCAATCCtgtgcctctgctgctgatacCTCCGTTCCCTTTTACCAACCTGTCCTTTCGGCACATCACCGACATCTTCGCCAATCCCAATGACCCAGACGTCGACCAGCCCTTTCACTTTGTTATGCCGTCCCTTCCTGGGCTGGGCTTCAGCGATCCTCTGCCCAGTAGCGTGCATACAGTTTCCAAAACGGCTGAGATGCTTGACACCCTCATGAAGCAACTGGGATACAGGTACTACATTGCGAGTAATTCCGGATCGTCTATTACTCCCAAAGGCAGTATTGACTGGAAAATCATCAACCACTTGGCCGCTAGTTACCCAGGGTCGTGCCTGGGCGTTCATTTGGTATCGCCGCCATGGAAAGCGCCCGAGGCGCGGAAGAATCCCGTCGAGTGGCTAAAACTGACAGTGGCAAAGTCTCTAAAGGCTGGGATTCTGGGCTATACAAAGGAGGACATAGCATCGCTTCGGACAAGTGATCGACAaagggcaaagaagaaggacagcGACATGACTACCATTGGGGCTTTTGGCGCATATGACCCTAACACGCTCGCTTATGCGCTTTGTGATTCTCCAACGGGACTGCTGGTCTTCTTCCTGACTCTCATTAGGATGCTGGGGTCAGAGAAGGAGTTTACTGCTACGGAGCTCGTCACGATTACCAAGTTAACGTGGCTCCCGGGTCCAGAGGGAGCATTGCGATTATGGGCGGAGAACGATATCTTGGCGAGGGAAGAGGCGGAGCTGAAGCCATCACATAGAGTCAAGGCCGCCATCACGGTATTCTTGACCGACGATGGAGCCAGTCAGGATGGTCCCGACTCGGCGCAGAAGACCGATTCGCTCTCGTCATTCTCTTACGTATGTCCCAACTGGGGCAAGCAGCATTACGATGTAGTCTGGACTGGTCGAATACAGGGGAATCAGGGCCTGTTGGCTTGGGAGCGGCCGCAGATTATTGCAGACGGTGCAAGGAATCTCGCCAAGGCATTACTCGCGGTGGACAAGAGACTTTATGAGGTTGAGCGCCGCAGAGGAAGGACGGCTTAA
- a CDS encoding uncharacterized protein (EggNog:ENOG41~MEROPS:MER0000432): MHFIHGRSRHPNPVPLLLIPPFPFTNLSFRHITDIFANPNDPDVDQPFHFVMPSLPGLGFSDPLPSSVHTVSKTAEMLDTLMKQLGYRYYIASNSGSSITPKGSIDWKIINHLAASYPGSCLGVHLVSPPWKAPEARKNPVEWLKLTVAKSLKAGILGYTKEDIASLRTSDRQRAKKKDSDMTTIGAFGAYDPNTLAYALCDSPTGLLVFFLTLIRMLGSEKEFTATELVTITKLTWLPGPEGALRLWAENDILAREEAELKPSHRVKAAITVFLTDDGASQDGPDSAQKTDSLSSFSYVCPNWGKQHYDVVWTGRIQGNQGLLAWERPQIIADGARNLAKALLAVDKRLYEVERRRGRTA; the protein is encoded by the coding sequence ATGCACTTCATCCATGGGCGGTCGCGCCATCCCAATCCtgtgcctctgctgctgatacCTCCGTTCCCTTTTACCAACCTGTCCTTTCGGCACATCACCGACATCTTCGCCAATCCCAATGACCCAGACGTCGACCAGCCCTTTCACTTTGTTATGCCGTCCCTTCCTGGGCTGGGCTTCAGCGATCCTCTGCCCAGTAGCGTGCATACAGTTTCCAAAACGGCTGAGATGCTTGACACCCTCATGAAGCAACTGGGATACAGGTACTACATTGCGAGTAATTCCGGATCGTCTATTACTCCCAAAGGCAGTATTGACTGGAAAATCATCAACCACTTGGCCGCTAGTTACCCAGGGTCGTGCCTGGGCGTTCATTTGGTATCGCCGCCATGGAAAGCGCCCGAGGCGCGGAAGAATCCCGTCGAGTGGCTAAAACTGACAGTGGCAAAGTCTCTAAAGGCTGGGATTCTGGGCTATACAAAGGAGGACATAGCATCGCTTCGGACAAGTGATCGACAaagggcaaagaagaaggacagcGACATGACTACCATTGGGGCTTTTGGCGCATATGACCCTAACACGCTCGCTTATGCGCTTTGTGATTCTCCAACGGGACTGCTGGTCTTCTTCCTGACTCTCATTAGGATGCTGGGGTCAGAGAAGGAGTTTACTGCTACGGAGCTCGTCACGATTACCAAGTTAACGTGGCTCCCGGGTCCAGAGGGAGCATTGCGATTATGGGCGGAGAACGATATCTTGGCGAGGGAAGAGGCGGAGCTGAAGCCATCACATAGAGTCAAGGCCGCCATCACGGTATTCTTGACCGACGATGGAGCCAGTCAGGATGGTCCCGACTCGGCGCAGAAGACCGATTCGCTCTCGTCATTCTCTTACGTATGTCCCAACTGGGGCAAGCAGCATTACGATGTAGTCTGGACTGGTCGAATACAGGGGAATCAGGGCCTGTTGGCTTGGGAGCGGCCGCAGATTATTGCAGACGGTGCAAGGAATCTCGCCAAGGCATTACTCGCGGTGGACAAGAGACTTTATGAGGTTGAGCGCCGCAGAGGAAGGACGGCTTAA